From the Toxotes jaculatrix isolate fToxJac2 chromosome 15, fToxJac2.pri, whole genome shotgun sequence genome, one window contains:
- the LOC121194551 gene encoding collagen alpha-3(VI) chain-like, which yields MRDFVERVVEKLNVGENKDRVSVVQYSRDAEVHFYLNTYNTREDVKDSVRGLRHRGGRPLNTGAALQYVRDNVFTNSSGSRRLQGVPQMLILLNGGRSFDNVDTPAAALKQQGTVVIGIGTRSSDSRELQKISYDPSFALLVSEFTDLPGVQEKLSSVMSTVRVRPTPTTTTTTVTVEKQPTGRDFVFLLDGSDGTRVGFPAMRDFVQRVVETLSVDDNKDRVSVVQYSRDPAVQFYLNTYTTKSEILDTVRGLRHKSGRPLYTGAALQYLRDNVFTASAGSRRLEGVPQVLILLSGGK from the exons ATGCGTGATTTTGTTGAGAGAGTGGTGGAGAAACTCAatgtgggagaaaacaaagaccgtgtctctgtggtccagtacagcagagatgcagaggtccatttctatctgaacacatacaacacaagaGAGGATGTTAAGGATTCGGTCAGAGggctgagacacagaggaggcagaccCCTCAACACCGGGGCAGCCCTCCAGTATGTCAGGGACAACGTCTTTACAAACTCCTCGGGGAGTAGGCGCCTGCAGGGCGTTCCACAGATGTTGATCCTGCTAAATGGTGGAAGGTCTTTTGACAATGTAGATaccccagctgctgctctcaaacagcAGGGCACTGTTGTGATTGGCATTGGAACAAGGAGCTCTGACAGTCGAGAGCTGCAGAAGATATCGTATGACCCTAGTTTTGCTCTGTTAGTGTCTGAGTTCACTGACCTCCCCGGTGTCCAAGAAAAGCTCTCTTCTGTAATGAGCACAGTGCGAGTGAGGCCCAcgcccacaacaacaacaacaacagtgactg TGGAGAAACAGCCAACTGGAAGGGactttgtgttcttgttggatggatctgatggtactaGAGTGGGATTCCCAGCTAtgcgagactttgtccaaagagtagtagaaacactcagtgtggatgacaacaaagaccgtgtgtcagtggttcagtacagcagagatccagctgtccagttctatctgaacacatacacaaccaaaagcgagatccttgacactgtcagaggtttgaggCACAAAAGCGGAAGACCCCTCTAtactggagcagctctccagtacttgagggacaatgtcttcacggcctctgccggaagcaggcgcctggaaggagttccacaggtcctgatattgctaagtggtggaaag